CGCTCGCCGTATCGCCCCGCTACCCGTCCGGCTCGTCGACGAGAGGCTGTCCACCGTGACCGCGACCCGATCGCTGCGCGCCGCCGGGGTGCCGGGCCGGCGGCAGCGTGCGGTCGTCGACGCGGCTGCGGCCGTCGTGCTGCTGCAGGCCGCCCTCGACGAGGAACGCGCGCTCGAACGGGTCCCGGGCGAGGTGGTCACCCCGTGACGCTGCTGCGCGACGAGGAACCGGAGGCCACCCGCTCGCGACGCCGCCGTTCGGGCCTGGCGTTCCTCGTCGTCCTGACCCTCCTCGTCCTGCTCGCCGGCGGTGCGTGGGCCGCACTCAAAGCGATCGGCAACCCGTTCGCCAGCCCGCCCGACTACCACGGGAGCGGGACCGGCAGCGTGGTCGTGCAGGTGCACGTCGGGCAGACCGCCAGCGACATCGCCCGGACTTTGGCCAAGGCCGATGTGGTGAAGAGCGCCGGCGCCTTCGTGGACGCTGCCAAGAGCGACGACCGGTCCCGGGGCATCACGCCGGGCTACTACCGGCTGCGCCGCCACATGTCGGGAGCTGCGGCCCTGGCGCTGATGCTCGACCCGTCCTCCCGGGTGCAGAGCGCCGTGACGATTCCCGAGGGGTTCCGGGTCGCCCAGGTGCTGGCCCGGATCGCCGAGAAGACCCCGTTGAAGCTGGCCGACCTGCAGGCGGTGGCCCGGCAGCCGCGCGGGTTGCCACTGCCCCCGTGGGCTGACGGCCGGCTCGAAGGCTTCCTGTTCCCTGCGACTTACGACTTCGATCCCGGAACGACCGCGCAGGCCGCGCTCGCGGACATGGTCCAGCAGTTCGATGTCACGGCCGACAAGATCGGGCTGGTGGCGGGTGCCCGGTCACTCGGCTATTCGGCGTACGACGTCGTGACGGTTGCCTCGCTGGTCGAGCGCGAGGCGAAGATTCCCGCCGACTACGGCAAGGTGGCGCGAGTCATCTACAACCGGCTGCGGGCGCACATGCCGCTGCAGCTGGACTCGACGGTCAACTACGCCCTCGGGCAGAACAAGACGACGGTCACCATCAAGGACACGAAGGTGGCCTCGCCGTACAACACCTACCTGCACACCGGCCTGCCGCCGACGCCGATCGCCTCGCCCGGCGAGCGGGCGCTGGAGGCGGCGTTGCACCCGACCCCGGGCTCCTGGCTGTACTTCGTGACGATGGACGACGCCGGGCACAACGCGTTCGCCACGAACTACCAGGATTTCCTCCACCTCAAGGCGCAGGCCGAGCGGCAGCGCTCGCCGTGACGGGCGGCGCAGAGGATCTGGTGCGGCGGCGCAACCGGGCCGCGGTGCTCGGCTCGCCGATCGCGCACACGCTGTCTCCCGTCCTGCACCGGGCCGCCTATGCGGCGCTCGGGCTGGACTGGTCCTACGACGTCATCGAGTGCGACGGCCTCGCGTTGCCGGGGTTGATGCCGCGACTGGTCGGCTCGAGCTATGCCGGTCTTTCGTTGACCATGCCGCTCAAGCGGGCGGTGCTGCCGCTGCTCGACTCGGTCGAGGACGCTGCGGGTGCACTAGGCGCCGTCAACACGGTGGTCGTCGGGGACGACGGGCTGCGGGGCTACAACACCGACGTGACGGGGGTGGTGGTGTCGCTGACCGAGCTCGGCGTCGAGGTCGACGGGGCATCGGTCGTCATGCTCGGCGCGGGCGGCGCGGCGCGGGCGGTCATCGCCGGGCTGGCGCAGGTGGGCGGGCGCTCAGTCACCGTCTACGTGCGCGACCCCACCCGCGGGGCGGCCCTCGTGGCGCTCGGCGAGCGGTTGCAGGTCGCGGTCGCCGTCGAGCCGTGGGAACGAGCAAGGGCCGGTGCGCAGGTGGCCGACCTGCTGATCTCGACCGTGCCCGCCGGTGCGGCCGATGTCCTCGCGGCCGCCGGCTGGTCAGGATCGGCCGCGGTGTTCGACCTGGTCTACGCGCCCTGGCCCACCCGGCTGGGTGCCGCCGCCCTGAAGGCCGGCGCGCCGGTCGTCGGGGGCCTGCCGATGCTCGTGGCCCAGGCAGCCGAGGCGGTGCGGCTGATGACCGGCTGCGAGCCGCCGATCGCGGCGATGCGCGCCGCCGGCGAGGAAGCCCTGGCCGCCCGAGGCTGAGGTGGCTCAAGCGGCGTCGCGCCCGGGCCGATGGGCGTAGTGAGGTCGCCTCCACGCCGCGCGGCCGGGAAAGGTGCGCCCATGTCAGGCAACGGCTTCGTCAGCTCTTCCGGCCGCTCCGGCCGGCTCGACCAGGTGCTCACCGGCCTGCTCGCACAGGCACCCGAGATCGAGGCGGCGTCGGTCGTGTCGTTCGACGGGTTGCCGATGGCATCCGCGCTCCCGCCGTCGATGGACGAGGACCGGGTCGCAGCCATGAGCGCCGCGCTGCTCTCGCTCGGCGAGCGGGCCGCCGAAGGCCTCGGACGCGGCGAGCTCTCCCAGGTCTACATCGAGGGCGAGGACGGCACGGTCTTCCTCGTGTCCGCCGACGGCGAGGCCGTGCTCGTTGCTGTCGCCGCGCGGGGCGCCAAGGCGGGCATGATGCTCTACGAGGTACGCCGTTCCGCCGCCGCGGTCGCCGACGTGCTGCGCGCCGAGCCGGATCTCGAACCCGAGCCGGAGGTGGAGGTCGCGACCTTGCCGACGCCGGCCCAGGCCTCGTACGCCCCGGTCGCGTCGGCGGGCGCGAGCTGGCCGTCGTACGCCGCCAACGGCAGCACCGGCGGCGCGCCCGCGTCCGAGCAGCCGACCTGGTCCTGACGGGGCGGTCATGAAGCTCGAGGGTTCGCTCGACGCGTTCAGCCTGCCGGACGTCTTCGCGTTGCTCGCGATGACGAAGAAGACCGGCGGGCTCTACCTGCAGCACGAGGTCGCGCGCGGTGTCGTGTTCTTCAACGACGGCGCGTTGACCGGCGGGTCCTCCGACGTGACCCGGCAGGTGCTGGCGCGGCGGCTGGTCGCCGTAGGGCACGCCGACGACGACGCGCTGACCGCGGCGGTGGCCACCGCCAAGGACAACTCCGCCGTCGGGGTGGTCAAGGCGCTGCGTGACGCGGCGGCCGTCGACGACGCGGCGCTGCAGCCGGTCGTCACCGAGCACCTCGTCGACACGGTCTTCGACCTGCTGCGCTGGCCGGACGGCACCTTCGCCTTCCAGCTCGACGAGGCCAATCCTGACGACGTCGGGGTCACGATGTCGCCGGAGGACGCCGTCACTGAGGCCCGGCGACGTCTGGCCGACTGGGCGACGGTCGCCGAGCGGGTCCCGTCGCCGGCCACCGTGCTGTCCGTCGCGCTCTCGCTGGCCGAGGATCCGACCCTGACCCGTGACGAGTGGTCACTGCTCGCGCTCGTCGACGGCCACCGGACCGTTGCCGAGATCGTGTCGCTCACCGGCCGCGGCGACTACGCCGTCGTCTCCCGGCTGGCCGACCTGGTGCAGCGCGGGCTGCTGCGCAGCGGGGAAGCGGACGGCGTCGACGCGATGCTGCGCCGCCAGTCGGCGCTGGCCGCGCTCGAGGACGTTTCGCCGCCACCGCCACGGGCCGCCGTGCCGGTGCAGGGCGTGACGCCGGAACGCCCGGAGCCGTTCCTGGCCCCGCGCCGCCCGGCGCATCCCGACGGCTTCCAGCCCTCCCTCGTCGGCGCGGTCGACGGCGCGACGGCCATGGCGCCCCAGCCGCTCATCACGGATCCCCACATCAACCGCAGCATGCTGCTGCGCCTGATCGCCGGCGTCCGGGGGCTCTGATGGCAAGCACACGCAACCGTCGCCGCGGCACCGGCACCGCCGTCAAGATCGTGGTGACCGGTCCGTTCGCCGCCGGAAAGACGACACTGATCCGCACGATCAGCGAGATCACCGTGCTGTCGACCGAGAAGGACATCAGCGACTCCAGTCGCAGCCGCAAGGCGGAGACGACGGTCGCGATGGACTTCGGCCGCATCACGATCGACCGCGACCTGGTGCTCTACCTGTTCGGCACGCCGGGGCAGGACCGCTTCGACTTCATGTGGGAGATCCTCGGCGAGGGGATGCTCGGTTACGTCCTGCTCGTCGACGCGGACCGTCCCGACTCGGTCGAGGAGGCGGTCGGCATCCTCGCGGCGTTCCGCAAGATGGCGCCGGTGCCCTACGTCGTCGCCCTGAACCGCAGCAGCGCGCTCGAGCCGGCCGACGAGGAGCGCCTGCGTACGGCGCTCGACCTTGCCGCCGAGGTACCGATCGTGCCGTGCGACGCGACCGACCGCGAGTCGGTGAAGTCGGTGCTGCTCGCGCTGCTCTACGTCCTGCTGGAGGGCACGGAGGCCGCCGGCGCCGACGTCGTCGCGCAGGCCTGATGCTCCGGTTGTTCGCCCGGCGCAAGGGCAGGCACGCGGCCGGCGCACGCGTGCCTGCACCGGCTGCGGTCGTGCTGCCCGCTGTCGTGCCGGTGCCGCGGCCGCGGTCGGTGCCCTCCGGGCCTGCCGTCACCGATGGCTCGGCGGATGCGGCGTACGGCGTGCAGCTGACCTTCAGCGACGGCACCAGCCTCGCGCTGCCCGAGTCGTCGCCCTACACGCTCGCCATGCGCACGACTGCGTCCTTACTGCTCTCAACCGAGGTGCGCCAGCGCCGATGAGTAGAAGGTGAAGCAGCTCGGCGACATCCTTCTCGACGGGGGACTGGTCACGCAGGAGCAGCTCGACGACGCCTTCGGCGAGCACCAGCGGGTCGGTCGCAGCCTCGGCCGCATCCTCGTCGAGCGCGGGATCCTCTCCGAGAGCCAGCTGGTCGCGGCGCTCGCCACCCAGATCGGGTTGCAGTTCGTCGACCTGGGCGACTACCCGGTCGACGGGTCGGCGGTCGGGCTGGTGCCGAGCACGGTGTGCCGGCGCTACAACGCGCTGCCGATCGGTTACGAGGACGGCCGGCTGCTCGTCGCGATGGCCGACCCGGCCAACGTGTTCGCCGTCGACGACATCCGCGCCACGACCGGCATGGACGTCAAGCCGGTGGTCGCCACGAAGGCCGACGTGCTGGCGGCGATCAACCGCTACCACCGCGTCGACAGCGACCTCGACGACCTCACCGCCTCGATCGACATGGGCGAGGAGGAGAGCCTCGACGACCTCAAGGCGGTCGTCGAGGACGCGCCGATCGTCAAGTTCGTCAACCTGCTCATCACCCAGGCGGTGCAGGATCGCGCGTCGGACATCCACATCGAGCCGACCGAGCGTGACCTGCGGGTGCGGTTCCGCATCGACGGCGTGCTGCACGAGGTCATGCACTCGCCGAAGAACATCCAGTCGGGCGTCATCTCGCGGCTGAAGATCATGGCGGACATCAACATCGCCGAGCGGCGCATCCCGCAGGACGGCCGGCTGTCGGTCACCGTGCACGGCCGCAAGATCGATCTTCGTGTCGCCACGCTGCCGACGGTGTGGGGCGAGAAGGTCGTCATGCGGATCCTCGACAACTCGACCGCGATGCTCGACCTCGCCGATCTCGGCTTCCGCGAGGCCAACTACGAGATCTACTCGCGGTCGTTCACCAAGCCCTACGGGATGATCCTGGTGACCGGTCCGACGGGTTCCGGAAAGTCCACGACCCTCTACGCGACGTTGAACATCGTGTCGCGGCCGGAGATCAACGTGATCACGGTCGAGGACCCGGTGGAGTACCGCATCCCCGGCATCAACCAGGTGCAGACCCACCAGAAGGCAGGACTGACCTTCGCGTCGGCGCTGCGGTCCATCTTGCGGTCGGACCCCGACGTCGTGCTCATTGGTGAGATCCGCGACCACGAGACCGCGCAGATCGCGATCGAGGCCTCGCTCACCGGTCACCTGGTGCTGTCCTCGCTGCACACGAACGACGCGCCGTCCGCCGTCACGCGGCTCGTGGAGATGGGCATCGAGCCGTTCCTCGTGGGGTCGGCGCTGGACTGCATCCTGGCCCAGCGGCTCGCGCGGCGGCTGTGCGAGAAGTGCAAGGAGCCTTATGCGCCCGACCCCGAGCGGCTCACCGCCGTCGGCTTTCCCTGGGAGCCGGGGGAGGAGCTGCCCAAGCTCTACCGGCCCGTCGGGTGCACGTCGTGCTCCAAGACGGGCTACAAGGGCCGGCTTGCGCTGCACGAGGTCATGGCGGTCACCGAGGACATCGAGCGGCTGGCCGTCGAACGTGCGTCGGCGGCCACGATCACCCAGGTCGCCCGGGAGCAAGGCATGGTCCCGCTTCGGCTGGACGGCATGCACAAGGTGCTCGACGGCGTGACCTCGCTCGAGGAGATCCTCCGCGTCGTCGTCTGACGCGCCTCGCCCTCCCCCCGTGTCGGTGCAGGCGGGCCTCGCTGTCGCACTTGTCCGCTGCTGAGGGGGTCGCGGACCGCCCTTCAACCCCCTGACCGGCGGACAAGTCGCTCGGGCCGGGTTACGCGAGTGCTGCCAGGGTGCGCCGGGTGGCTCAAGGCGGTGCTCCTGATGGCCGATCCCCAAGCGACCGGACTCTTCCTCCAGGGGGCTCACGCGTGGACGACAACAGCTTCGGCAACAGTGGCGGCTTCTTCGTGCCGGCACCCGCGCCCGCGGTGGAGCCTCCGCTGACTCCGGCTCCGGCCTATGAGCCGCCGTCGTTCGAGGCGCCCGCACCCGCCCCTGCGTACGACGCCCCCGCACCGGCTTACGAGGCGCCCGCCCCTGCGTACGACGCGCCGCTGTCCGCGGTGCCGTCCTACGCACCGGCGCCGTCCTACGAGCCTCCGGCCGCACCGGCTTACGAGCCGCCGGCGCCGCCGTCGCAGGTGAAGCACGACGACGCGGCCTACGCGCGGGCCGCCCTCGAGGACAACACCGAAGCCGAGAGCATGATCCTGACCGAGCTCCTGGTCGAGATGGTCGACCGCGGGGCGTCGGACCTGCACCTGACCGCCGGCGCGAAGCCGACGCTCCGTCTGCAAGGCACCTTGCAGGCCATGGAGGAACGGCCGGTCATGTCGCCGCCGATCCTGCAGCGAATGCTCTACGCGATGCTCACGCAGAAGCAACGGGAGAACTTCGAGGAGCACCTGGAGCTGGACCTCGCCTACGCGGTGCCGGGCAAGGCGCGATTTCGCGTCAACATCTACCGGCAGCGCGACTCACTGGGGGCCGCGTTTCGCCTGATTCCCTACGAGATCAAACCGCTCGAGGAGCTTGGCATACCGCCGGTCATCGGCAACTTCGCGATGATGCCCCGCGGATTCGTACTCGTCACGGGGCCGACCGGATCCGGCAAGTCGACGACGCTCGCATCACTGGTCGACCTGGCGAACCGGCAGCGTCACGAGCACATCATGACCGTCGAGGACCCGATCGAGTTCCTGCACCAGCACAAGAGCTGCCTCATCAACCAGCGTGAGGTCGGCGAGGACACGTGGTCCTTCCAGAGCGCCTTGAAGCACGTGCTGCGCCAGGACCCGGACATCATCCTCGTCGGTGAGATGCGCGACCTGGAGACGATCTCCGTCGCGCTGACCGCGGCCGAGACCGGCCACCTGGTCTTTGCAACCCTGCACACGCAGGACGCCGCGCAGACGATCGACCGGGTCATCGACGTCTTCCCCGCGCATCAGCAGCAGCAGATCAGGGTGCAGCTCGCAGGCGCATTGCAGGGCGTGGTCTGCCAGACCCTGTGCAAGACGGCAGACGGCAAGGGCCGCGTGGTGGCGACCGAGGTCCTGGTCGCTACCGCCGCGATCCGCAACCTGATCCGCGAAGGAAAGACGCACCAGATCTACTCGTCGCTGCAGGCCGGTGCGAAGCACGGCATGCACACGATGGACCAGCACCTGGCGGAGCTGGTGAAGAGCGGCCGGATCACCTACGACACCGGCCTGGAGAAGTGCCACCACGTCGAAGACTTCAACCGGCTTGCCGGACGGGCCTGAGAGGTAACGGGCTAATGGCCACGACATTCGAGTACGCCGTCCGCGACAAGGCGGGCAAGCTCGTCACCGGGAAGCTCGACGGAGAGTCACAGACGGTGGTCGTCCAGCGACTCAAGTCGATGGGCTACGCGCCGGTTTCCATCAACGAGGCCAACACCGGGCTGAAGAAGGAAATCTCGATCCCGGGCTTCGGCAAGAAGGTCAAGCTCAAGGACCTGGCGATCTTCTCGCGCCAGTTCGCGACGATGATCGACAGCGGGCTTTCGTTGCTTCGGTCGCTGACGATCCTGTCGGAGCAGACCGAGAACAAGTACTTCGCGGAGATGATCGCGGAGGTTCGCAACGACGTCGAGGCCGGCTCTTCGCTGTCGGCGGCGATGACGAGCAGGCCTGACGTCTTCCCGCCGCTCATGACCAACATGTGCAAGGCCGGCGAGGTGGGTGGCTTCCTCGACAAGGTGCTGCTCGAGATCGCCAAGAACTACGAGGCCGAGGTCAAGCTGCGCGGCAAGGTCAAGTCGGCGATGACCTATCCCATCGTCGTCTTCGTGATGGCGATCCTCGCCGTGACCGTCATGCTCATCTTCGTCGTCCCGACCTTCAGCAAGATCTTCACCTCTCTCGGCGGCACCCTGCCCGCCCCGACCCGCGTGCTCGTCTTCATGTCCAAGGCGATGAAAATTGCCGCTCCTATGCTCTTGGTTGGTGTCGTCGCCCTCTGGCAGGTGTATCGCCGCGTCAAAAACCAGGAGCGGGTCAGACGCGTCATCGATCCGATCAAATTGAAAGTTCCGGTCTTCGGCCCGCTGTTCCAGAAGATTGCCTTGGCCCGGTTCGCACGCAACCTCGGAACGATGCTTGGCGCGGGAGTCCCCATCCTGCAGAGTCTGCAGATCGTTGGCGAGGCCACTGGGAATGTCATCATCGGCGACGCCACGCATGCGGTGATGGACAGTGTGCGCGAAGGTGAGTCGCTGGCCGGTCCGCTCAAGCAGCATCCCGTGTTCCCACCGATGGTGGTTCAAATGATGGCAGTCGGCGAAGACACCGGAGCGCTTGACACCATGCTTCACAAGATCGCGG
This sequence is a window from Mycobacteriales bacterium. Protein-coding genes within it:
- a CDS encoding type II secretion system F family protein, whose amino-acid sequence is MATTFEYAVRDKAGKLVTGKLDGESQTVVVQRLKSMGYAPVSINEANTGLKKEISIPGFGKKVKLKDLAIFSRQFATMIDSGLSLLRSLTILSEQTENKYFAEMIAEVRNDVEAGSSLSAAMTSRPDVFPPLMTNMCKAGEVGGFLDKVLLEIAKNYEAEVKLRGKVKSAMTYPIVVFVMAILAVTVMLIFVVPTFSKIFTSLGGTLPAPTRVLVFMSKAMKIAAPMLLVGVVALWQVYRRVKNQERVRRVIDPIKLKVPVFGPLFQKIALARFARNLGTMLGAGVPILQSLQIVGEATGNVIIGDATHAVMDSVREGESLAGPLKQHPVFPPMVVQMMAVGEDTGALDTMLHKIAEFYDQEVEATTEALTALIEPIMIAVLGGMVGSMVVALYLPMFKVFDLIKS
- a CDS encoding roadblock/LC7 domain-containing protein, with the translated sequence MSGNGFVSSSGRSGRLDQVLTGLLAQAPEIEAASVVSFDGLPMASALPPSMDEDRVAAMSAALLSLGERAAEGLGRGELSQVYIEGEDGTVFLVSADGEAVLVAVAARGAKAGMMLYEVRRSAAAVADVLRAEPDLEPEPEVEVATLPTPAQASYAPVASAGASWPSYAANGSTGGAPASEQPTWS
- a CDS encoding shikimate dehydrogenase produces the protein MTGGAEDLVRRRNRAAVLGSPIAHTLSPVLHRAAYAALGLDWSYDVIECDGLALPGLMPRLVGSSYAGLSLTMPLKRAVLPLLDSVEDAAGALGAVNTVVVGDDGLRGYNTDVTGVVVSLTELGVEVDGASVVMLGAGGAARAVIAGLAQVGGRSVTVYVRDPTRGAALVALGERLQVAVAVEPWERARAGAQVADLLISTVPAGAADVLAAAGWSGSAAVFDLVYAPWPTRLGAAALKAGAPVVGGLPMLVAQAAEAVRLMTGCEPPIAAMRAAGEEALAARG
- a CDS encoding ATPase, T2SS/T4P/T4SS family; amino-acid sequence: MKQLGDILLDGGLVTQEQLDDAFGEHQRVGRSLGRILVERGILSESQLVAALATQIGLQFVDLGDYPVDGSAVGLVPSTVCRRYNALPIGYEDGRLLVAMADPANVFAVDDIRATTGMDVKPVVATKADVLAAINRYHRVDSDLDDLTASIDMGEEESLDDLKAVVEDAPIVKFVNLLITQAVQDRASDIHIEPTERDLRVRFRIDGVLHEVMHSPKNIQSGVISRLKIMADINIAERRIPQDGRLSVTVHGRKIDLRVATLPTVWGEKVVMRILDNSTAMLDLADLGFREANYEIYSRSFTKPYGMILVTGPTGSGKSTTLYATLNIVSRPEINVITVEDPVEYRIPGINQVQTHQKAGLTFASALRSILRSDPDVVLIGEIRDHETAQIAIEASLTGHLVLSSLHTNDAPSAVTRLVEMGIEPFLVGSALDCILAQRLARRLCEKCKEPYAPDPERLTAVGFPWEPGEELPKLYRPVGCTSCSKTGYKGRLALHEVMAVTEDIERLAVERASAATITQVAREQGMVPLRLDGMHKVLDGVTSLEEILRVVV
- a CDS encoding type IV pilus twitching motility protein PilT; amino-acid sequence: MDDNSFGNSGGFFVPAPAPAVEPPLTPAPAYEPPSFEAPAPAPAYDAPAPAYEAPAPAYDAPLSAVPSYAPAPSYEPPAAPAYEPPAPPSQVKHDDAAYARAALEDNTEAESMILTELLVEMVDRGASDLHLTAGAKPTLRLQGTLQAMEERPVMSPPILQRMLYAMLTQKQRENFEEHLELDLAYAVPGKARFRVNIYRQRDSLGAAFRLIPYEIKPLEELGIPPVIGNFAMMPRGFVLVTGPTGSGKSTTLASLVDLANRQRHEHIMTVEDPIEFLHQHKSCLINQREVGEDTWSFQSALKHVLRQDPDIILVGEMRDLETISVALTAAETGHLVFATLHTQDAAQTIDRVIDVFPAHQQQQIRVQLAGALQGVVCQTLCKTADGKGRVVATEVLVATAAIRNLIREGKTHQIYSSLQAGAKHGMHTMDQHLAELVKSGRITYDTGLEKCHHVEDFNRLAGRA
- a CDS encoding DUF4388 domain-containing protein, whose product is MKLEGSLDAFSLPDVFALLAMTKKTGGLYLQHEVARGVVFFNDGALTGGSSDVTRQVLARRLVAVGHADDDALTAAVATAKDNSAVGVVKALRDAAAVDDAALQPVVTEHLVDTVFDLLRWPDGTFAFQLDEANPDDVGVTMSPEDAVTEARRRLADWATVAERVPSPATVLSVALSLAEDPTLTRDEWSLLALVDGHRTVAEIVSLTGRGDYAVVSRLADLVQRGLLRSGEADGVDAMLRRQSALAALEDVSPPPPRAAVPVQGVTPERPEPFLAPRRPAHPDGFQPSLVGAVDGATAMAPQPLITDPHINRSMLLRLIAGVRGL
- a CDS encoding ATP/GTP-binding protein, producing MASTRNRRRGTGTAVKIVVTGPFAAGKTTLIRTISEITVLSTEKDISDSSRSRKAETTVAMDFGRITIDRDLVLYLFGTPGQDRFDFMWEILGEGMLGYVLLVDADRPDSVEEAVGILAAFRKMAPVPYVVALNRSSALEPADEERLRTALDLAAEVPIVPCDATDRESVKSVLLALLYVLLEGTEAAGADVVAQA
- the mltG gene encoding endolytic transglycosylase MltG — encoded protein: MTLLRDEEPEATRSRRRRSGLAFLVVLTLLVLLAGGAWAALKAIGNPFASPPDYHGSGTGSVVVQVHVGQTASDIARTLAKADVVKSAGAFVDAAKSDDRSRGITPGYYRLRRHMSGAAALALMLDPSSRVQSAVTIPEGFRVAQVLARIAEKTPLKLADLQAVARQPRGLPLPPWADGRLEGFLFPATYDFDPGTTAQAALADMVQQFDVTADKIGLVAGARSLGYSAYDVVTVASLVEREAKIPADYGKVARVIYNRLRAHMPLQLDSTVNYALGQNKTTVTIKDTKVASPYNTYLHTGLPPTPIASPGERALEAALHPTPGSWLYFVTMDDAGHNAFATNYQDFLHLKAQAERQRSP